From Enterococcus wangshanyuanii, the proteins below share one genomic window:
- a CDS encoding HAMP domain-containing sensor histidine kinase, translating to MTIKWAFASSFFIFVVFTIFAVITYKTSVSLIVQKERENAERTVAEVGNRLANVEGELTVSEVYEKLKTPSLDTNDLNNKKVSVEGSLMEMDSMLSELGQPALFLTVFDPEGTLLFETQKAQNQLVKKGKQKAEIKTLNDRTGYLIIQPVYSKSTREKTGYIQAFYELSSFYAIKNHLLLTLIILEVISLILSSVLGFLLSSYFLKPLKVLRDTMDTIRKNPQSSIHMPDIHSNDELADLAEIFNEMLDRMRRYIEQQEQFVEDVSHELRTPVAIIEGHLNLLNRWGKEDPEVLDESLEASLQEITRMKSLVQEMLDLSRAEQVDTLYPNHTTNAKQVVYQVFNNFKILYPDFVITLDDDLLHEVKLGIYRNHFEQLLIIILDNAVKYSTTRKEVHISISKTLNEFEIAIQDFGEGISEDELDKIFNRFYRVDKARARNKGGNGLGLSIAKQLVENYKGRIDAESVIHQGTIFRIHIPIVENSEDNE from the coding sequence TTGACGATCAAGTGGGCCTTTGCAAGTTCTTTCTTCATATTCGTTGTTTTTACGATATTTGCTGTTATTACATATAAAACATCTGTTAGCCTCATTGTTCAAAAAGAGCGAGAAAATGCTGAAAGAACGGTCGCCGAAGTGGGGAATCGTTTAGCTAATGTCGAAGGAGAGCTGACCGTATCTGAGGTCTACGAGAAATTAAAAACGCCAAGCTTAGATACAAATGATTTAAACAACAAAAAAGTATCCGTCGAGGGTTCATTGATGGAAATGGATAGTATGCTTTCAGAGCTAGGGCAGCCAGCACTATTTTTGACTGTTTTTGATCCGGAAGGCACATTGCTTTTTGAAACCCAAAAAGCACAAAATCAATTGGTAAAAAAAGGAAAACAGAAAGCTGAAATCAAGACATTAAACGATAGAACAGGGTACTTGATCATCCAACCCGTATATTCAAAGAGTACGAGAGAAAAAACTGGTTATATACAAGCCTTCTATGAATTGTCTTCATTTTACGCAATTAAAAACCATTTGCTACTGACTCTGATCATTCTAGAAGTCATTTCACTTATACTTAGTAGCGTATTAGGATTCCTTTTATCTTCATATTTCTTAAAACCTTTAAAAGTGTTGAGAGATACAATGGATACGATCCGTAAAAATCCGCAATCTAGTATTCACATGCCAGATATACATTCAAATGACGAACTGGCAGATCTTGCTGAGATCTTTAATGAGATGTTGGATCGGATGAGGCGTTATATTGAACAACAGGAACAATTCGTAGAGGATGTTTCTCATGAGCTGCGGACACCAGTAGCAATTATCGAAGGCCATTTGAATCTATTGAATCGATGGGGAAAAGAAGATCCAGAAGTGTTGGATGAATCCTTGGAGGCTAGTTTACAAGAGATTACCCGAATGAAGAGTCTTGTGCAAGAAATGCTGGATTTATCTCGTGCAGAACAAGTAGACACATTGTATCCAAATCATACGACGAATGCTAAACAAGTCGTGTATCAAGTTTTTAATAACTTCAAAATTTTATATCCTGATTTTGTAATTACATTAGATGATGATTTACTGCATGAAGTAAAACTAGGAATCTACCGTAATCACTTTGAGCAATTACTGATCATTATTTTAGATAATGCTGTAAAATACTCGACAACTCGAAAAGAAGTTCATATCTCGATTTCCAAAACATTAAATGAATTTGAAATAGCGATCCAGGACTTTGGTGAGGGAATTTCAGAAGATGAACTTGATAAAATTTTTAATCGCTTCTATAGAGTAGATAAAGCTAGAGCTAGAAATAAGGGCGGCAATGGATTAGGTTTGTCAATTGCCAAACAATTAGTGGAAAATTATAAAGGAAGAATCGATGCTGAAAGTGTCATTCATCAAGGAACGATATTCAGAATCCATATTCCAATAGTAGAAAATAGTGAAGACAACGAGTAG